One genomic segment of Ignavibacteriota bacterium includes these proteins:
- a CDS encoding lipocalin family protein, whose product MKTILAALTLFSITIFAQQNSSKNIATVDFVDLKKYVGTWYEIAKIPNSFQDHCIKNTTASYKINEDGDIEVLNQCVDDEGEIDGAEGVARIVDKKTNSKLEVSFVSILGWNLFWGDYWILGLDGNYKFAVIGTPSRKYGWILSRTKKMNENDLEKCFKIFEENGYDRNKFELDVHDN is encoded by the coding sequence ATGAAAACAATTCTTGCAGCTTTAACATTATTTTCAATTACAATATTTGCTCAACAAAATTCTTCTAAAAATATTGCAACTGTTGATTTTGTTGATTTGAAAAAATATGTTGGCACTTGGTACGAAATTGCAAAAATTCCAAACTCATTTCAAGATCATTGTATAAAAAATACAACGGCAAGTTACAAAATAAATGAAGACGGAGATATTGAAGTTTTAAATCAGTGCGTTGATGATGAAGGTGAAATTGATGGTGCGGAAGGAGTTGCGCGAATTGTTGATAAAAAAACTAATTCAAAATTAGAAGTTAGTTTTGTAAGTATTTTAGGGTGGAATTTATTTTGGGGCGATTATTGGATTTTAGGTTTGGATGGAAATTATAAATTTGCCGTAATTGGAACTCCATCAAGAAAATACGGATGGATATTGAGCAGAACTAAAAAGATGAATGAAAATGATTTGGAAAAATGTTTTAAAATATTTGAAGAAAACGGTTACGATAGAAATAAATTTGAACTTGACGTTCACGATAATTGA
- a CDS encoding glycoside hydrolase family 97 protein, giving the protein MKSKVIYFVLILSAMVQSYYSQNYELKSPNKKLVVKIVNNQGLKYSLSFNNQNLIEEAEISINIDEKVYPLLNSTVVNFKNTLIDEIINSTVPTKSLQIKNNCNELILIFRENIWVVFRAYDNGFAYRIITDLSNPVKIFNENVNIKFAKNNSIYFPEEDSFISHFERNYKYLKINEITEKQFCSLPALVECDNNIKIGITESGLSNYPNLFLKGNSSNSLAGIFPKYVIEAEQAKDSDRNEIITKEANYIAEIEGSKDLPWRIFMICENDKDLLENQLVYILSDDSKIKETSWIKPGKVAWDWWNANNIYGVDFKSGINTETYKYYIDFANKFSLNYIILDEGWSNTLTNILEPNEEINIEELINYGKQKNVGIILWVLWKPLNENLEEVLDKYKEWGAKGIKVDFMQRADQWMVNFYERVLIEASKRHLLVDFHGAFKPAGLVRKYPNYISNEGVKGLENCKWSEEITPDYDCTLPFTRMLAGPMDYTPGAMLNSEEKNFRIIFDKPMSQGTRAHQIALYVIFESPLQMLADNPSNYYANESSTEFISKIPTTWDETISLDGKVGDYVVIARKKNNVWYISGITDWTERDFEIKLDFIDNKNYNIEIAKDGINANRYASDIKFENTNVKNGDTLKIHLAKGGGFAAILNPVQ; this is encoded by the coding sequence ATGAAATCAAAAGTAATTTATTTTGTGTTAATTTTATCAGCAATGGTTCAATCATATTATTCGCAAAATTATGAATTGAAATCACCTAATAAAAAATTGGTTGTAAAAATTGTAAATAATCAAGGACTCAAATATTCATTATCATTCAATAATCAGAATCTAATAGAAGAGGCTGAAATATCAATAAACATTGATGAAAAAGTATATCCATTGCTAAATTCAACTGTTGTAAATTTTAAAAATACTCTGATTGATGAAATTATTAATTCAACTGTTCCAACAAAATCTCTTCAAATTAAAAATAATTGCAATGAGCTGATTTTAATTTTTAGAGAAAATATTTGGGTTGTTTTTCGTGCTTATGATAATGGATTTGCTTACAGAATTATTACAGATTTGTCAAATCCAGTAAAAATATTTAACGAAAATGTAAACATAAAATTTGCAAAGAATAATTCAATTTATTTTCCGGAAGAAGATAGTTTTATTTCTCATTTCGAGAGAAATTATAAGTATCTGAAAATTAATGAAATAACTGAAAAACAATTTTGTTCATTACCGGCTTTAGTTGAATGTGATAATAATATTAAAATTGGAATTACAGAATCGGGACTTTCAAATTATCCGAACCTTTTCCTTAAGGGAAATTCTTCAAATAGTTTGGCTGGAATATTTCCCAAATATGTAATTGAAGCAGAGCAAGCAAAAGATTCTGATAGAAATGAAATAATTACAAAAGAAGCTAACTATATTGCAGAGATTGAAGGAAGTAAAGATTTGCCTTGGCGAATTTTTATGATTTGCGAAAATGATAAGGATCTTTTAGAAAATCAGCTTGTTTATATTTTATCTGATGACTCAAAAATTAAAGAAACAAGCTGGATTAAACCCGGAAAGGTTGCATGGGATTGGTGGAACGCAAATAATATTTATGGCGTTGATTTCAAATCCGGAATTAACACTGAGACGTACAAGTATTATATAGATTTTGCAAATAAATTCAGTCTTAATTATATAATTCTTGATGAAGGCTGGTCGAATACTTTGACAAATATTCTTGAACCGAATGAAGAAATTAATATTGAAGAATTAATAAATTATGGTAAACAAAAAAATGTTGGAATTATTCTTTGGGTTTTGTGGAAACCATTAAATGAAAATCTTGAAGAAGTTCTTGATAAATATAAAGAATGGGGAGCTAAGGGAATTAAAGTAGATTTTATGCAGAGAGCCGATCAATGGATGGTAAATTTTTATGAAAGAGTTTTAATTGAAGCTTCAAAAAGACATTTACTTGTTGATTTTCATGGCGCATTTAAGCCAGCCGGTTTAGTAAGAAAATATCCGAATTACATTTCTAATGAAGGTGTAAAAGGTTTGGAAAATTGTAAATGGAGCGAAGAAATTACTCCAGATTACGATTGCACTTTGCCGTTTACAAGAATGTTAGCGGGACCAATGGATTATACTCCCGGCGCAATGTTAAATTCCGAAGAAAAAAACTTTAGAATAATTTTTGATAAACCAATGAGTCAAGGAACACGAGCACATCAAATTGCGCTGTATGTAATTTTTGAAAGCCCGCTGCAAATGCTCGCTGATAATCCATCAAACTATTATGCAAATGAATCTTCTACAGAATTTATTTCTAAAATTCCAACAACTTGGGATGAGACAATTTCGCTTGATGGAAAAGTTGGTGATTATGTTGTAATTGCCCGGAAGAAAAATAATGTTTGGTATATTAGCGGAATTACAGATTGGACGGAAAGAGATTTTGAAATAAAATTAGATTTTATTGATAATAAAAATTATAACATAGAAATTGCAAAAGATGGAATTAATGCAAACCGTTATGCGAGTGATATTAAATTTGAAAATACAAATGTAAAAAATGGAGATACTTTAAAAATTCATTTGGCAAAGGGCGGAGGATTTGCAGCAATTTTAAATCCAGTTCAGTAA
- a CDS encoding ornithine carbamoyltransferase, which produces MESKLKGKHFLTCEDWTKEELDIVFNKAFKLKDEFYKEINHLDLPHKTLFMMFFEQSTRTRNSMEAGMTQLGGHAHDLTPDKMQITHGEVAKDTAIILSRMGNGIACRNCFYGVGKKYLDELAAFSRKPVMSLQDDVYHPFQGLADLMTIFEHFDKNPKGLKVTIAWAYATTHSKPLSVPQTQALLFPRYGIDVTIANPKEFPLSQDIVDKAMKNAEVGGGSIKFTNDMDEAFEGAHVVIPKNWGGFGHYSVDDYLANETDCKKEMSENLAKYKSWICDDRRIKLADKNVKLMHALPADRNNEVTDEILDNPNISIVFDEAENRLHTAKAIMSLTM; this is translated from the coding sequence ATGGAAAGTAAATTAAAAGGAAAACATTTTCTTACTTGTGAAGATTGGACAAAAGAAGAATTAGATATTGTATTTAACAAAGCATTCAAACTAAAAGATGAATTCTACAAAGAAATTAATCACTTGGATTTACCGCACAAAACTTTATTCATGATGTTTTTTGAGCAATCTACAAGAACTCGAAATTCAATGGAAGCCGGAATGACTCAGCTGGGCGGGCATGCGCACGATTTAACTCCGGACAAAATGCAAATTACTCATGGTGAAGTTGCAAAAGATACTGCAATAATTTTATCGCGAATGGGAAATGGAATTGCATGCAGAAATTGTTTTTATGGAGTCGGTAAAAAATATTTAGATGAACTTGCTGCGTTTTCGCGTAAGCCGGTTATGTCTTTGCAAGATGATGTTTATCATCCTTTCCAAGGTTTAGCAGATTTAATGACAATATTTGAACACTTCGATAAAAATCCAAAAGGATTAAAAGTAACCATAGCTTGGGCTTATGCAACAACGCATTCAAAGCCGCTTTCAGTTCCACAAACTCAAGCTTTACTATTTCCTCGTTATGGAATTGATGTAACAATTGCGAATCCTAAAGAATTTCCGTTAAGTCAAGATATTGTTGATAAAGCAATGAAGAATGCGGAAGTCGGCGGAGGAAGTATAAAATTTACAAATGATATGGATGAAGCATTTGAAGGTGCGCATGTTGTAATTCCCAAAAACTGGGGCGGGTTTGGGCATTATTCGGTTGATGATTATTTAGCTAATGAAACAGATTGCAAAAAAGAAATGAGTGAAAATTTAGCAAAGTATAAAAGTTGGATTTGTGATGATCGAAGAATTAAACTTGCTGATAAAAATGTTAAACTCATGCACGCTCTACCAGCTGATAGAAACAATGAAGTTACTGATGAAATTTTAGATAACCCAAATATTTCAATAGTGTTTGATGAAGCTGAAAACAGACTTCACACAGCAAAAGCAATTATGTCTTTAACGATGTAA
- a CDS encoding pyridoxal-phosphate dependent enzyme, giving the protein MINNYLYKCFNCKSEFDANEIESNQIYLCPKCGKLEKNQPLIGVLEIIYDYKKIKNEISKEEYLKNKVGKFWEYPYLWPLKFSGNKFEDISESKVNKLTLLENPISEIKYENNLIKIFDDSRNPTLSYKDRASILVALKAVQLGIDEISAASTGNAGSSLAGICAKLGLKSHIFVPKNIPESKRIQIQAFGTKIYIVDGDYDLAFDLCLEISKKKNWYNRNTAFNPLTIEGKKSSVYDMFISLNGKLPNNIFIPVGDGVIISGIYKGLKELIKLGWIEKLPKLYAVQAEGSSAIVDYLENRKYEYKSAITIADSICAGAPRNLYMAVDAIINTNGNGIKVSDNEIISAQKILVQKYGILSEPAAAASFAGYKKVNKNEQLEGDSILMITGNGLKDISSLQSWNEKPELKSYDEWKKNLLN; this is encoded by the coding sequence ATGATAAATAATTATTTATACAAATGTTTTAATTGCAAATCTGAATTTGACGCAAATGAAATTGAATCTAATCAAATTTATCTTTGTCCAAAATGTGGAAAGTTAGAGAAGAACCAACCGCTTATTGGAGTTTTAGAGATTATTTATGATTATAAAAAAATAAAAAATGAAATATCAAAAGAAGAATATTTAAAAAATAAAGTGGGTAAGTTTTGGGAATATCCATATTTATGGCCTTTGAAATTTAGTGGAAATAAATTTGAAGATATTTCTGAATCGAAAGTAAATAAACTTACACTGCTTGAAAATCCAATTTCTGAAATTAAATATGAAAATAATCTAATTAAGATTTTTGATGATTCAAGAAACCCAACTTTATCTTATAAGGATAGAGCTTCCATTTTAGTTGCATTAAAAGCAGTTCAATTGGGAATTGATGAAATCTCAGCAGCTTCAACCGGAAATGCTGGTTCATCGCTTGCTGGAATTTGTGCAAAGCTAGGATTGAAATCTCATATTTTCGTTCCTAAAAATATTCCGGAAAGTAAGAGAATTCAAATTCAAGCATTTGGTACAAAAATTTATATTGTTGATGGAGATTATGATTTAGCATTTGATTTGTGTTTAGAAATTTCAAAAAAGAAAAATTGGTATAATAGAAATACGGCTTTTAATCCGTTAACAATTGAAGGTAAAAAATCCTCGGTTTATGATATGTTTATTTCATTAAACGGAAAATTACCAAATAATATATTTATTCCGGTAGGAGATGGAGTAATAATATCGGGCATTTATAAAGGTTTGAAAGAATTAATTAAATTAGGTTGGATTGAAAAATTACCAAAATTGTATGCAGTTCAAGCTGAAGGAAGTTCTGCAATAGTTGATTATTTAGAAAATAGAAAATATGAATATAAATCAGCTATCACAATTGCAGATAGCATTTGCGCCGGAGCTCCAAGAAATTTGTATATGGCAGTTGACGCAATTATAAATACAAACGGAAATGGAATTAAAGTTTCAGATAATGAAATAATTTCCGCACAAAAAATATTAGTACAAAAGTATGGAATTCTATCAGAACCGGCTGCAGCAGCTTCATTTGCCGGATATAAAAAAGTTAATAAAAATGAGCAACTTGAAGGAGACTCAATTTTGATGATTACCGGAAACGGTTTGAAAGATATTTCTTCGTTACAAAGTTGGAATGAAAAACCGGAATTAAAATCTTATGATGAATGGAAGAAGAATTTACTCAACTAA
- a CDS encoding GNAT family N-acetyltransferase, protein MKKIENPVISEVNLKALAKSIYQESTMMGFNSNDYIKLTNEILGMTIDKKVIKEIPEEIKIVEDDDRFPLKTQNLKIREYSEKKDKKIIEKWFEDETSRLFLLSTTSLQNLNIDFISSDNKNIFATITLKNDLPIGLLAILNIDHKNKKGEMRKLIGDLNYRGKGFAKEASIRWIDYCTNSLELRKIYINTIETNINNISLNRQLGFEIEGLFKKDIVLDGIEHDVLRMAYFKT, encoded by the coding sequence ATGAAAAAAATTGAAAACCCCGTAATTTCGGAAGTGAACTTAAAAGCGCTTGCAAAAAGTATTTACCAAGAATCAACAATGATGGGATTTAACTCCAATGATTACATCAAGCTTACAAATGAAATTTTAGGAATGACAATTGATAAAAAAGTTATTAAAGAAATTCCTGAAGAAATTAAAATTGTTGAAGATGATGATAGATTTCCATTAAAAACACAAAATTTAAAAATCAGAGAATACTCGGAAAAAAAAGATAAGAAAATTATTGAAAAATGGTTTGAAGACGAAACAAGCCGATTATTTTTACTTTCTACAACTTCACTTCAAAATTTAAACATTGATTTTATTTCATCCGATAATAAAAATATTTTTGCAACAATCACATTAAAAAATGATTTGCCAATCGGTTTGCTTGCAATTTTAAATATTGATCACAAAAATAAAAAAGGTGAAATGCGAAAACTTATCGGCGATTTGAATTATCGAGGTAAAGGTTTTGCAAAAGAAGCTTCAATAAGATGGATCGATTATTGTACAAATTCTCTTGAGTTGCGGAAAATTTATATTAACACAATTGAAACAAACATCAATAACATTTCTCTAAACCGGCAATTGGGATTTGAAATAGAAGGTTTATTCAAAAAAGATATTGTTTTAGATGGAATTGAACACGATGTTTTGCGAATGGCTTATTTTAAAACATAG
- a CDS encoding amidohydrolase family protein: MKVINAWICQINDQSVSPIFGDLEIEDGKIINISERHFDLSNLNTSTNSETIDANGKVLTIPNVNFHDHIYSRLAKGLSIKGDMSTFPNILKNLWWKLDSLLDMEMIEASTKMAALESIINGVSYIIDHHSSPNFAKDSLKTISQTFEKFNIRNVLCFETTDRNGKVHRENGFEENINFLKNYTTENSNSLLGLHASFTLDDDTLETASRLLQENNWGVHVHLCEDKSDVEISLEKYSAKPMHRFTKYNLLNDKSILAHGIHLDKNDFELIKNSGASLIFNIDSNMNNSVGLQKFKMIPKEIPILVGTDGMHANVARSFKELFLQLRNAGLSFEDSFSLMIKTYFDQINFIKKFFPDFTKLQVNDRADFVIWDYVPPTPINQNNFWGHYIYGILERPIKTVVQNGEIKLDNFQIKNIDETKILNEIYAQGERLFNKFNEES, translated from the coding sequence TTGAAAGTAATTAATGCTTGGATTTGCCAAATAAATGATCAATCAGTTTCCCCAATCTTTGGTGATTTGGAAATTGAAGATGGAAAAATTATTAATATTTCCGAAAGACATTTTGATTTATCAAATTTAAACACTTCGACAAATTCTGAAACAATAGATGCAAACGGAAAAGTTCTCACAATCCCAAATGTAAATTTTCACGATCATATTTATTCAAGATTGGCGAAAGGCTTATCAATAAAGGGGGATATGTCAACTTTCCCAAATATTCTAAAAAATCTTTGGTGGAAATTGGATTCGCTATTAGATATGGAAATGATTGAAGCATCAACAAAAATGGCAGCACTTGAATCAATTATAAATGGTGTGTCGTATATTATTGATCATCACTCTTCACCAAACTTTGCAAAAGATAGTTTAAAAACAATCTCACAAACTTTTGAGAAATTTAATATTCGTAATGTTCTTTGTTTTGAAACGACTGATCGAAATGGAAAAGTGCACAGAGAAAATGGATTTGAAGAAAATATTAATTTTCTAAAAAATTATACAACTGAAAATTCCAATTCACTTTTAGGTTTGCATGCTTCATTCACTCTTGATGATGATACTTTGGAAACAGCATCAAGATTACTTCAAGAAAATAATTGGGGAGTTCATGTTCATCTTTGTGAAGATAAATCCGATGTTGAAATAAGCTTGGAAAAATATTCAGCTAAACCAATGCACAGATTTACAAAATATAATTTGTTAAATGATAAAAGTATCTTAGCTCATGGAATTCACTTGGATAAAAATGATTTTGAATTAATAAAAAATTCCGGTGCCTCACTCATTTTTAATATTGATTCAAACATGAATAATTCAGTCGGTTTGCAAAAATTTAAAATGATTCCTAAAGAAATTCCAATATTAGTTGGAACTGATGGAATGCATGCAAATGTTGCTCGATCATTTAAAGAATTGTTTTTGCAATTACGAAATGCCGGTTTATCTTTTGAAGATTCATTTAGTTTAATGATCAAAACTTATTTCGATCAAATTAATTTTATTAAAAAGTTTTTCCCGGATTTTACAAAGTTACAAGTTAACGATAGAGCAGATTTTGTAATATGGGATTATGTTCCGCCGACACCAATAAATCAGAATAATTTCTGGGGACATTACATTTATGGAATTTTGGAAAGACCTATTAAAACTGTTGTTCAAAATGGAGAAATAAAATTAGATAATTTTCAAATCAAAAATATTGATGAAACAAAAATATTAAATGAAATTTATGCACAAGGTGAAAGATTGTTTAATAAATTTAACGAGGAAAGTTAA
- the allB gene encoding allantoinase AllB, with product MNKQKILTNIFINTSENNFTPVNIYFSDKIEKVERIIEQEFTWQELKSGENKEKIIKQIPQQNFSNNLKIINGKFNIVIPGTIDPHVHFDTPGFEFREDFEHASTAAAFGGVTTIIDMPCTSLPPITSPENFHKKLEAVKNRSIIDFAFWGGVCGNDFEVGNKIGKQIIELNELGVAGFKTYLISGMESFKDLNLEQMRIIAKYIKQTGKPQAVHAEDKFMIESKMQRFKTANQNTWEYYCLARNTDAEEKAIIDMISVAKEFGLKIHIVHLSSEAGLNAIRIAQKEGINITAETCPHYLQFTQDSFLNDKIRNYLKAAPPVKMNNDQNALWNGLKDGTLTFVTTDHAGCNPNEEKVDENFWNVYGGIPGIEHRVSYLFSEGFIKEKLTFRQTVNLLSTNVAEYFNLRKKGKIEIGYDADFAIINLWDSEIINSENMHSKGKYTPFEGMKFNATVEKTILRGNVIMDKENDAEVKIGYGKFIEVIS from the coding sequence ATGAATAAACAAAAAATACTAACAAACATCTTTATTAATACAAGCGAAAATAATTTCACTCCGGTCAATATTTACTTTTCTGATAAAATCGAAAAAGTGGAAAGAATTATTGAACAAGAATTTACTTGGCAAGAATTAAAAAGTGGAGAAAATAAAGAGAAAATAATTAAGCAAATTCCACAACAAAATTTCTCAAATAATTTAAAAATTATAAATGGGAAATTTAATATTGTAATTCCCGGAACTATTGATCCACACGTGCATTTTGATACGCCCGGATTTGAATTTCGCGAGGATTTTGAACATGCATCGACTGCTGCAGCTTTCGGCGGCGTAACGACAATTATTGATATGCCATGCACATCTTTGCCACCTATTACATCGCCAGAAAATTTTCACAAAAAATTAGAAGCTGTAAAAAATAGAAGTATAATTGATTTTGCATTTTGGGGTGGAGTTTGCGGAAATGATTTTGAAGTTGGGAATAAAATTGGAAAACAAATTATTGAGTTAAATGAATTGGGTGTTGCCGGATTTAAAACTTATTTGATTTCCGGAATGGAATCGTTTAAGGATTTAAATTTGGAGCAGATGAGAATAATTGCAAAATACATAAAGCAAACTGGTAAACCTCAAGCTGTGCATGCAGAAGATAAATTTATGATTGAATCAAAAATGCAGAGATTCAAAACTGCAAATCAAAATACTTGGGAATATTATTGTTTGGCTCGCAATACAGATGCAGAAGAAAAAGCAATTATTGATATGATTTCTGTTGCAAAGGAGTTTGGACTAAAAATTCATATTGTTCATCTAAGTTCGGAAGCCGGATTAAATGCAATTCGTATAGCTCAAAAAGAGGGAATAAATATTACTGCAGAAACTTGTCCGCATTATTTGCAATTCACTCAAGATAGTTTTTTGAATGATAAAATAAGAAATTATTTAAAAGCTGCACCACCAGTAAAAATGAATAATGATCAAAATGCTTTGTGGAACGGACTAAAAGATGGAACACTTACTTTTGTAACTACTGATCACGCTGGTTGCAATCCAAATGAAGAAAAAGTAGATGAAAATTTTTGGAATGTATACGGTGGAATTCCAGGAATTGAACATCGAGTCTCATATTTATTTAGTGAAGGATTTATAAAAGAGAAATTAACATTTAGGCAAACAGTAAATTTACTTTCAACAAATGTTGCTGAGTATTTTAACTTAAGAAAAAAAGGAAAAATTGAAATTGGATATGATGCAGACTTCGCAATTATAAATTTATGGGATTCAGAAATTATTAATTCGGAAAATATGCATAGCAAAGGTAAATATACTCCATTTGAAGGAATGAAATTTAATGCTACAGTAGAAAAAACAATATTACGCGGAAATGTAATTATGGATAAAGAAAACGATGCTGAAGTAAAAATTGGTTATGGGAAATTTATTGAGGTAATTTCTTGA
- a CDS encoding nucleotidyltransferase family protein produces MDGIIITAGFSSRMGKFKPLLIFNDKSFLQNIIEKLDLICEKIIVVTGFNENEILNLISIFNVKLKSKIEIIHNENYEMGMFSSLQSGIRNIHSDWVIYHFVDQPNIPYNFYSEFIKQIDIKYDWIQPMNKGRKGHPIIFGRKVISKILEKNYNSNLKELSFDSEINKYFFECDFPEILTDIDTTKDYKNILGIS; encoded by the coding sequence ATGGATGGAATAATAATAACTGCCGGATTCTCAAGCAGAATGGGTAAATTTAAACCGTTGCTAATTTTTAATGATAAATCTTTTTTGCAAAATATAATTGAAAAATTAGATTTGATTTGCGAAAAAATTATTGTTGTTACCGGATTTAATGAAAATGAAATTCTCAATCTTATTTCAATATTTAATGTAAAACTCAAAAGTAAAATTGAAATTATTCATAACGAAAATTATGAAATGGGAATGTTTTCATCGTTACAAAGCGGAATAAGAAATATTCATTCAGATTGGGTAATTTATCATTTTGTAGATCAACCAAATATTCCATATAATTTCTATTCGGAATTTATTAAGCAAATTGATATAAAGTATGATTGGATTCAGCCTATGAATAAAGGACGAAAAGGACATCCGATAATATTTGGTAGAAAAGTTATTTCAAAAATATTGGAGAAAAATTATAATTCTAATTTGAAAGAATTATCTTTTGATTCAGAAATAAATAAATATTTTTTTGAATGTGATTTCCCGGAAATACTGACTGATATCGATACAACAAAAGATTATAAAAATATTTTAGGAATTTCATGA
- a CDS encoding YgeY family selenium metabolism-linked hydrolase — translation MNITEEIIKKSEEYKDYTAKNLSEMIKIKSLSLQEKEVCEKIKVMMEEAGFDEVKIDGLGNVIGRIGNGPRVIAFDGHIDTVDLGNLENWDFDPLGGEIKDGFVHGRGSVDQEGGPAAFITAGRIIKELGLEKDLTIYFTATVIEEDCDGLCWKYIVEGDKIKPECVVITEPTNLNIYRGHRGRMEIAVSFYGVSSHGSAPERGKNAIYMASRAALEIEKLNESLAHDEFLGKGTITISEFKSNSPSLCAVSDFARIHLDRRLTWGEDKELALNQVKEIVKDMNAKVELLNYEEIAYTGLKYGMQKYFPTWKLEEDHPLVQKGVEAYSDLFKENPKVDKWTFSTNGVTIRGYYDIPVIGFGPGNEVLAHAPNEKVPIDHLVKATAFYTNFVAKY, via the coding sequence ATGAACATTACTGAAGAAATTATTAAAAAGTCAGAAGAATATAAAGACTATACGGCAAAAAATTTATCTGAAATGATTAAAATAAAATCGCTTAGTTTACAAGAGAAAGAAGTCTGTGAAAAAATAAAAGTTATGATGGAAGAAGCTGGATTTGATGAAGTAAAAATAGATGGACTTGGAAATGTGATTGGCAGAATTGGAAATGGTCCAAGAGTTATTGCATTCGATGGACACATTGATACTGTAGATTTAGGCAATTTAGAAAATTGGGATTTTGATCCTCTTGGTGGAGAAATAAAGGATGGATTTGTGCACGGGCGAGGAAGTGTAGATCAAGAAGGTGGACCTGCAGCGTTTATTACTGCCGGAAGAATAATTAAAGAATTAGGATTAGAAAAAGATCTAACAATTTATTTTACAGCAACAGTAATTGAAGAAGATTGCGACGGACTTTGCTGGAAATATATTGTTGAGGGAGATAAAATAAAACCGGAATGTGTTGTAATCACCGAACCCACAAACCTCAATATTTATCGGGGTCATAGAGGAAGAATGGAAATTGCCGTTTCATTTTATGGAGTATCGTCTCATGGTTCTGCGCCGGAAAGAGGAAAGAATGCAATTTATATGGCATCTCGTGCAGCACTGGAAATTGAAAAATTAAATGAAAGTTTAGCTCATGATGAATTTTTAGGAAAGGGTACAATCACAATTTCGGAATTTAAATCAAATAGTCCATCTCTTTGTGCAGTTTCTGATTTTGCCAGAATTCATTTGGATAGAAGATTAACTTGGGGCGAGGACAAAGAATTAGCTTTAAATCAAGTGAAAGAAATTGTGAAAGACATGAATGCGAAAGTTGAACTTTTAAATTATGAAGAAATTGCCTACACCGGATTAAAATATGGAATGCAAAAATATTTTCCTACTTGGAAATTGGAGGAAGATCATCCGCTTGTCCAGAAAGGGGTTGAAGCATATTCTGATTTATTTAAAGAAAATCCAAAAGTTGATAAATGGACATTCTCAACAAACGGCGTAACTATCCGCGGTTATTATGATATTCCGGTTATTGGGTTTGGACCCGGTAATGAAGTTTTAGCTCATGCACCAAATGAAAAAGTTCCAATTGATCATTTGGTAAAAGCAACTGCATTTTATACAAATTTTGTTGCAAAGTATTAA